CCGGCCGTGCCGTCGTGGCCGGCCGCCGTGCTGCGGTGCGGTCGCAGACCCAGGTGGTCGCGGAGCGTGCCGCCGGTGTACTCGGTGCGGTGGACGCCCATCTCCTGGAGCAGCGGGACGACCTGGTCGACCAGGTCGTCCAGCCCGTCGGGCACCAGGTGCGGGGCGAGGATGAAGCCGTCGGCGGCGTCGGTCTGCACGAACTCGTTCATGGCGTCGGCCACTTGGCGCGGTGTCCCGACGAAGGTCGGCCGCGCGGTGACCTCGGTGACCAGGCCCCGGATGCTCAGCCCGCGCGCCTGCGCGATCCTCCGCCAGCGGCGGACGGTCTCCTCGCGCCCCTTGCGGAACTGCGTGTGCCCCTCGGTGACGCCGTCGGGCAGCGGGTCGACGTCCGGCAGCGGCCCGTCCGGGTCGTACCCCGACAGGTCCCGGCCCCAGGCCGCCTCCAGCAGCATCAGCGCCGTCTGCGGGCCGACCTGGGCCCGGGCGGTCTCGGCGGCGTGCTCGGCGGCCTCCGCGGCGGTGTCGCCCAGGACGTAGGAGACCGAGGGGATGATCTTCAAGTCCTCGTGGGTACGGCCGTACCTGGCGAGCCGCCGCTTGACGTCCCGGTAGAAGGCCCGGCCGCCGGCGAGGTCGCCGTGCCGGCTGAAGACGACGTCGGCGTCCGAGGCCGCGAACTCCCGGCCCTCGGCGGAGTCCCCGGCCTGGATGATCACCGGGTGGCCCTGCGGCCCGGGGGGCGTGCTGAACCGCCCGGAGATGTCGAAGTGCCGGCCCCGGTGCTCGAACCCGCCGGCCCCGGCCCCGATGAACTCGCCGGAGGCCGCGTCCGCCCGGAAGTCGCCCGGCCGCCAGCTGTCCCACAGCACCCGCGTGGCCTGCAGGAACTCGGCGGCCCGGGTGTAGCGGTCGGCCTCGTCGAGGAAGCCGCCGCGCCGGAAGTTCTCGCCGGTGAACGCGTCATGGCTGGTGACCACGTTCCAGCCGGCCCGGCCCCGGCTCAGGTGGTCCAGGGTGGCCAGCCGCCGGGCCACCTCGTACGGCTCGTTGAAGGTGGAGTTGACCGTCGCGGCCAGCCCGAGATGTGTGGTGACGGCGGAGAGCGCGCTCAGCACGGTGAGCGACTCGGGCCGGCCCACCACGTCCAGGTCGTGCACCCGCCCCTTGTGCTCGCGCAGCCGCAGGCCCTCGGAGAGGAAGAAGAAGTCGAACCTGCCGCGCTCGGCGGTCCGGGCCAGCCGGGCGAACGAGTCGAAGGCGATCTGGCTGCCCGCGCGGGGGTCCGACCAGATCACGGTGTTCTGGACGCCGGGGAGTTGAGCGGCGAGATGGATCTGTTTCAACGGCACGGCGGACGGTCTCCCGAGTCGGTGCGGTCAGCGGTCAACGGAACGGGTGCGGTCAACGGAACGAATGCGGCGGCGCCGAGAACTCGCCGGCCGGTGCGCCTGATCGGCGGGCGGCGCTCACCCGCGCCGGAGGGGGAACCCGTGCTTCCGGGCGGCGACCACCACGGCCACCACCGGGACCATCAGGATCAGCACGCTCCACGGGAAGGACCCGGCGCCGAGGACGCCCAGCAGCACGCCGCCGAGGACCCCGCCGGCGGCCATCGCCACGTTCCACAGGGTGACCAGCATCGCCTGGGCGGCGTCCGCCTGTTCACCGCCCGCGTCGCCCACCGCGGTCTGCAGCAGGGTCGGAACGCCTCCCCAGCCGAGGCCCCAGAGCGCCGCCGCCAGGTAGACCGCCGGGTGGCTGCCGGACCACAGGCCCAGCCCGGCCGCCGCCACCGCGACCAGCAGCGAGCTGCCGATCGTCAGGGCCCGCAGCCGGTGGTGGATCCGGGCCCCCACGATCCAGATGCTCACCATCGAGGCGAGGCCGAAGGCCAGCAGCACCAGGTCGGTGGAGCGGCCCATGCCGAGGTGGTCGAGGTAGGACGCGATGTAGGCGTACAGGACGGTGTGGGCCAGCACGAAGACCAGGGTCACGAACAGCACCGGCGTCACCCCGGGGACGGCGAGCGCCCCCAGGATGCGGGCCCTGCCTTCGGGCCGCTGTCCCGGGTGGTCCGGCACGGTCGCCGTGATCCACCCGATCACGATCAGGGCCAGCGCCGACATCACCACGAACGCCACCCCCCAGCCGAGCTCCCTGCCCAGGAAGGTGCCGGCGGGTACGCCCAGCGACAGCGCGACCGGGATGCCGGTCATGACGATCGCGATCGCCCTGCCCTGCAGATGGACCGGCGCCATCCGGCGGGCGTACCCGGCCAGCAGCGCCCACGCCAGCCCGGCGGCCACCCCGGCGACGAACCGGCCCGCCATGGTCAGCGGGTAGTCGGTCGACACCGCCGTGACGGTGTTGGCGACGGCGAAGGCCGCCATCGCCGTCAGCAGCAGCCGCTTGCGCCGCCACCCGGCGGTGGCCACGGTCAGCGGGATCGCCGTGAGCGCGGTCCCGATCGCGTAGATCGTCACCGACTGCCCCATGGCCGAATCGCTGACCCGGAGGTCGGCGCTCATCGCGGGCAGCACGCCCGCCGGCAGCGTCTCGGTCAGGCAGGTGACGAAAACGGCGGTGGCCAGCGCCAGCAGCGCCAGGACGGGGAGTTTCCGTTGCTCCGCTCGGTTGTCGGCATCGGGTCCGGCCTCGATGTCCACTGGTGACTGTGTGCTCATGGCGGCTATGGTTGAACCCTCACATATATGTGAGGGTCAACCCGGGACCGAGTGTGAGGCCAGTCACATGCGCATCGGAGAGCTGTCGGTACGCACCGACACGTCCCGCCGGCTGCTCCGCTACTACGAGGAGCAGCAGCTGATCGTCTCCGCCCGCTCGCCCAACGGCTACCGCGAGTACGACGAGCGCTTCGTGGACCGGGTGATGCAGATCCGGGGACTGCTGGACGCCGGGCTCCCGACCAGGATCATCAAGCAGATCCTTCCCTGCCTCGACAAGCCCCGAACCATCCACTTCCCCGACGCCACACCCGAGATGCTCGCCACTCTCACCCTTGAACGCGACCGGATGACCGAACGCATCAACTGCCTGATCCGCAACCGGGACTCGGTCGCCGAGTACCTGGACGCGGTCAGCGGGGGCCCCGCCGCCGACACCCGCCCGGGCGCCGCCGCGGCAGGCACCGGGGCCTGACACCGGCCCGCCGCCGGCCTGGACCACAGCCCGGACGGGCGGACCGCTGGGCGGACCGGTGGGCGGCCGGACGGCTTCGGGTCGTGTGCCGGGGGTGGGCCCGAACCGCCTCGACGGACACCGGGGAGCGGACGGACACCGGGGCTCAGGGGTGGCGCCTGGCCGGACGAGGCCCGCCACCCCTTGCCTGGCGCCGCCGAACGCCGGGGGCGACCATGAGGAGTGGGCAGGCGTCCCGCCGGGTCACGCAGTGCCGCGACCGCAGCTCGGGCGGCCCACCGCCCACGAAGCGCCGTCCGCGCCCTCTTGATCGGTCGCCGCCGTGAGAATCTTCGACAGAGGCCCGGAACCGGCGGGCGAGCCCGCGAAGCGTTGGGAGCCGGCCCTCACCCTTCCCGGCTGCTGGGGCGCCCTCGTCGCCTCCTGCCTGTCGTTCACGCCGTCGCTGCTGCCCCGCGGCGGCATCGTCCAGGGCCTGGTGTGGGGCATCGGCGCCGCGATCGGGTACGGGCTCGGCGTCCTCCTCGCGTCCGTCTGGCGCGCCTTCGCCGACCGCGAGGCCCGGCCCGCCAGGCCGTGGGCCCGGCGGTGCCTGCTGATCGGTGCGGCCGTGCTGCTCCCGGTCTTCTTCGGGCTCGGCCAGTACTGGCAGTACCTGATCCGCGGGCTGATGGGGGTGAGCGACTACACCATCTGGTTCGTGGTGCTCTCGCCCGTGGTCGCGGTGGTGGTGTTCGGGCTCCTCCTGCTGGCGGGACGCGGCGTCCGGGCGGTGTACCGCTGGACGGCGGGGCTGCTGAGCCGCCGGATCGGGCGGCGGGCGGCCCACACGGTCGGCTGGCTGCTGACCGCCGGCGTGGCCTACCTGGTGGTCAGCGGACTGCTGCTGAACGGCTTCGTCGGCGTCGCCAACGAGGTGTTCTCGGTCCGCGACGACGCCACGCCCGAGGGCGCGCAGCAGCCGGCGACCCCCCTGCGGTCGGGCGGGCCGGGCTCGGTCGTGGCGTGGGACTCGCTGGGCCGGCAGGGGCGCGGCTTCGTCGGTACCGGCCCGTCCGAGGGCGACATATCCTCGTTCACCCACCGGCCGGCCCAGGAACCGATCCGGTCCTACGCCGGGCTCGGGTCGGCGGACGACACGGAGGACCGGGCCGCGCTGGCGGTGCGGGACCTGCAGCGGGCGGGCGGCTTCCAGCGGGCGAACCTGCTGGTGGTGACCACCACCGGGAGCGGCTGGGTGGACCCGGCCTCGGTCGACTCCTTCGAGTACCTGGGCGGCGGCGACACGGCCACCGTCGCGATGCAGTACTCCTACCTGCCGTCCTGGATCTCCTACCTGGTGGACCAGTCCAAGGCCAGGGCCGCGGGCCGCGACCTGTTCGACGCCGTCTACGAGGTCTGGTCGAAGCTGCCCCAGACCACCCGGCCGCGGCTGTACGTCGCCGGCGAGAGCCTCGGCTCCTTCGGCGCGGAGACGGCGTTCAGCGGGGAGGCGGACCTGCGCAACCGCACCGCGGGCACCCTGTTCGCCGGGCCGCCCAACTTCAACACGCTGTTCCGCGAGTTCACCGACCACCGGGACCCGGGCAGCCCCGAGGTCCAGCCGGTCTACCAGGACGGACGCACCGTCCGCTTCAGCAACGACCCGGCCGCCGGGATCCCGCCGACCGACCGGACGTGGGAGGGCACCAGGGTCCTCTACCTGATGCATCCCTCGGACCCGATCGTCTGGTGGAGTCCGAACCTGATCCTGGGCAAGCCCGACTGGATCAGCCAGCCGCCCGGCCGGGACGTGCTCGGGGGCATGTTCTGGATCCCGTTCGTCACCTTCTGGCAGGTCACAGCGGACCTCCCGTTCTCCACGGGAGTGCCGCCGGGCCACGGCCACTCGTACAAGGCCGAGTACGTCGACGGCTGGAACACCGTCCTGCAGCCGTCCGGCTTCTCCGGCCAGGACCTGGACCACCTCAGGAGCATCATCGCGGCCGAGAACTGACCTCCGGCCCGGACGGCGGTGGCGCGCGGTTCACCCGGTCGGCCCACGCCGCGAGGTGCGGGCCGACCGGCCGGGAGCACAGTGGAACGCGAGAGTGGTCCCGCCGAGGCGCTCGCAGGAGTCGCACGGGGCCCTTCACCGGCCGCGCCCTTTCCGGGGGCGGCCGCCCAGGCAGGAGGCACCATGGACGACTATCCGTTGCTCAACATCTTCTGGACCATGATGTGGCTGTTCCTCTGGATCCTCTGGTTCTTCCTGCTCTTCCGGATCTTCGGCGACCTCTTCCGGGACGACTCGGTCGGCGGCTGGGGCAAGGCGGGCTGGGCCATCTTCGTGATCCTGCTGCCGTTCCTGGGCGTGCTGGTCTACCTCATCGCCCGCGGCAAGGGCATGGGCGAACGGGAGATGCAGATGCGGGCGGACGCCGAGAAGGACTTCCGCTCCTACGTCCAGAAGACCGCGGCCGGAGCCGGACCCACCCGCAGCCATGCGGACGAGCTGGCCAAGCTCGCCGAGCTGAAGAGCAGCGGCGCCATCAACGAGGCGGAGTACGAGAAGGCCAAGGCCAAGGTCCTCGCCTGAGGTGACACCCCTGCGGCGGGCCGCCGCCGCGCCCCTCGGCGCGGCGGCGGCCCGGGTTTCCGGCGCCCCCGCCGTTTCGGCCCCGCTCTCCCGGGGCTCAGCCGAAGACCTCGCGACGGAAGGCGTTCCGCAGGTCGGTGAGCGGCTGCAGCTCGCGGTTGAGGTGGACCTTGTTGGTGAGCAGGACCGCCCAGCGCCCCTGCCGGCGGGAGAGCCACATCGCGGTGCCGGTGAAGCCGTAGTGGACGAAGGTCCCCGCCGCGGGGTCCGTCCCGGGGGCGCAGAGCCAGGACAGGCCGCGGGCCGGGGCCAGCCCGCCGGTCTGCTCGCACAGGGATTCGGCGACCCAGCGGGCCGCGGCGCCGGAGCCGAGCAGCGAGGTCAGGAAGAGGCCGAGGTCGGGGGCGGTGGAGAAGGCGCCGGCGCTGCCGCAGGCGCCGCCCAGCAGCCGGGCGGAGGGGTCGTGCACCACCCCCGTGAAGTAGTCGCCGGTGGCCGCGTCGAACTCGGTCGGCGCGGTACGGGCCCGCTCGTCGGGGCCGAGGGGGCCGAAGGCGGTGTCGGTCATGCCGAGCGGCCGCCACACCTGCTCGGCGGCGAGCCCGGCCAGCGGGGCGCCGCCGAGGGCCTCGACCAGGTACCCGAGGATGATCGCGGCCCGGTCGGTGTACTGCACGGCCTGCCCGGGCGGGCGGTGCAGCGGCGCGGCCAGCACCCCGGCCCGGACGGCCGCCGGGTCGGTGCCGTAGAGCCGGGCGAAGTTGGTCCGCGGGGGCAGGCCGGCGGTGTGGGTCAGCAGGTGGCGGGCGGTGAGCCCGCCGACGGGGCGGCCGGCCACCTCGGGCCAGTAGCCGCCGAGCGGGTCGTCCAGCGGGAGCCGCCCGTCCGACCACAGGGCGCCCGCGCACGGCCAGAGCGCGACGATCTTGGTCAGGCTGGCCAGGTCGAACAGGGTGTCCCGGGCCATCTCCGGTCCGCCCGGGTAGCGCCCCAGCGGACCGTGCCGGCCCTCCTGGCGTACGCCGGCCGCGTCGCCCACCGCCCAGACCGCGCCGGTGCCGACCCCCCGGAGGCCGTCGGTCACCAGTGCCACCAGTGGCTCGCTGCTGCTGGTCATACCCCCGCCTCCGTCGCCGTCGGCCGGGAGCCTACCCAGCGGGGCGACCGGGCGACCGCCCCGGACGGGTCCGGCCGGAGCGGTGGCGACCGGGGCCCCGGTGCGGGCGATCGGGGCGGCGCGGCCGGCCGGACCGGTCGACGGCCGCCCCGGCGGCCGGTCTCAGGCGCCCGCGGCGGCCGGGGGGAACTCCTTGCCCATGCAGACGCTCTGCGGGTGCTCGCGGTAGAGGCCGAACTTCTGGATGTCGGCGTACCCCTCGGAGGCGTACAGGGCGATGGCCTCGGGCTGCAGGGTGCCGGTCTCGA
The sequence above is a segment of the Kitasatospora sp. NBC_00240 genome. Coding sequences within it:
- a CDS encoding NtaA/DmoA family FMN-dependent monooxygenase (This protein belongs to a clade of FMN-dependent monooxygenases, within a broader family of flavin-dependent oxidoreductases, the luciferase-like monooxygenase (LMM) family, some of whose members use coenzyme F420 rather than FMN.) yields the protein MKQIHLAAQLPGVQNTVIWSDPRAGSQIAFDSFARLARTAERGRFDFFFLSEGLRLREHKGRVHDLDVVGRPESLTVLSALSAVTTHLGLAATVNSTFNEPYEVARRLATLDHLSRGRAGWNVVTSHDAFTGENFRRGGFLDEADRYTRAAEFLQATRVLWDSWRPGDFRADAASGEFIGAGAGGFEHRGRHFDISGRFSTPPGPQGHPVIIQAGDSAEGREFAASDADVVFSRHGDLAGGRAFYRDVKRRLARYGRTHEDLKIIPSVSYVLGDTAAEAAEHAAETARAQVGPQTALMLLEAAWGRDLSGYDPDGPLPDVDPLPDGVTEGHTQFRKGREETVRRWRRIAQARGLSIRGLVTEVTARPTFVGTPRQVADAMNEFVQTDAADGFILAPHLVPDGLDDLVDQVVPLLQEMGVHRTEYTGGTLRDHLGLRPHRSTAAGHDGTAGRTEKEAS
- a CDS encoding SHOCT domain-containing protein; the protein is MDDYPLLNIFWTMMWLFLWILWFFLLFRIFGDLFRDDSVGGWGKAGWAIFVILLPFLGVLVYLIARGKGMGEREMQMRADAEKDFRSYVQKTAAGAGPTRSHADELAKLAELKSSGAINEAEYEKAKAKVLA
- a CDS encoding MerR family transcriptional regulator — its product is MRIGELSVRTDTSRRLLRYYEEQQLIVSARSPNGYREYDERFVDRVMQIRGLLDAGLPTRIIKQILPCLDKPRTIHFPDATPEMLATLTLERDRMTERINCLIRNRDSVAEYLDAVSGGPAADTRPGAAAAGTGA
- a CDS encoding alpha/beta-hydrolase family protein, with translation MRIFDRGPEPAGEPAKRWEPALTLPGCWGALVASCLSFTPSLLPRGGIVQGLVWGIGAAIGYGLGVLLASVWRAFADREARPARPWARRCLLIGAAVLLPVFFGLGQYWQYLIRGLMGVSDYTIWFVVLSPVVAVVVFGLLLLAGRGVRAVYRWTAGLLSRRIGRRAAHTVGWLLTAGVAYLVVSGLLLNGFVGVANEVFSVRDDATPEGAQQPATPLRSGGPGSVVAWDSLGRQGRGFVGTGPSEGDISSFTHRPAQEPIRSYAGLGSADDTEDRAALAVRDLQRAGGFQRANLLVVTTTGSGWVDPASVDSFEYLGGGDTATVAMQYSYLPSWISYLVDQSKARAAGRDLFDAVYEVWSKLPQTTRPRLYVAGESLGSFGAETAFSGEADLRNRTAGTLFAGPPNFNTLFREFTDHRDPGSPEVQPVYQDGRTVRFSNDPAAGIPPTDRTWEGTRVLYLMHPSDPIVWWSPNLILGKPDWISQPPGRDVLGGMFWIPFVTFWQVTADLPFSTGVPPGHGHSYKAEYVDGWNTVLQPSGFSGQDLDHLRSIIAAEN
- a CDS encoding MFS transporter; translation: MSTQSPVDIEAGPDADNRAEQRKLPVLALLALATAVFVTCLTETLPAGVLPAMSADLRVSDSAMGQSVTIYAIGTALTAIPLTVATAGWRRKRLLLTAMAAFAVANTVTAVSTDYPLTMAGRFVAGVAAGLAWALLAGYARRMAPVHLQGRAIAIVMTGIPVALSLGVPAGTFLGRELGWGVAFVVMSALALIVIGWITATVPDHPGQRPEGRARILGALAVPGVTPVLFVTLVFVLAHTVLYAYIASYLDHLGMGRSTDLVLLAFGLASMVSIWIVGARIHHRLRALTIGSSLLVAVAAAGLGLWSGSHPAVYLAAALWGLGWGGVPTLLQTAVGDAGGEQADAAQAMLVTLWNVAMAAGGVLGGVLLGVLGAGSFPWSVLILMVPVVAVVVAARKHGFPLRRG
- a CDS encoding serine hydrolase domain-containing protein, whose translation is MTSSSEPLVALVTDGLRGVGTGAVWAVGDAAGVRQEGRHGPLGRYPGGPEMARDTLFDLASLTKIVALWPCAGALWSDGRLPLDDPLGGYWPEVAGRPVGGLTARHLLTHTAGLPPRTNFARLYGTDPAAVRAGVLAAPLHRPPGQAVQYTDRAAIILGYLVEALGGAPLAGLAAEQVWRPLGMTDTAFGPLGPDERARTAPTEFDAATGDYFTGVVHDPSARLLGGACGSAGAFSTAPDLGLFLTSLLGSGAAARWVAESLCEQTGGLAPARGLSWLCAPGTDPAAGTFVHYGFTGTAMWLSRRQGRWAVLLTNKVHLNRELQPLTDLRNAFRREVFG